One Streptomonospora salina genomic window, TCGCGCGCGCCAGCAGTCCGCCCAGCAGCAGCCCGGTCATGACAGTTCCCACGACCCGGCCCCGGTGTTCGGGACGGGCCAGTGCGACCGCGAAGGGAACGAGGACTTGGGCTGCGACGGAGGCCAGGGCTGTCAGCAGCGTTCCCGCGAGCAGGACCGCTCCGTTCGGTGCGGCTCCGGTGGCCAGCATGCAAGCGGCCGTGGCGGTGAGGAGTCCGATCGCCAGCCTGCGGCGTTCGAACAGATCGCCCAGCGGGAGGATCAGGATCAGGCCGAGCGCGTAGCCGACTTGGGCGGCGGTGACCACGAGCCCGGCGGTGACGGTGCTCAGCTGCAGTTCGCCGGCGATGAGGTCGAGCAACGGCTGGGCGACGTAGTTTCCCGCCACCGCGAGTCCGGTGGCAGCCGATATGAGCAGCAGCAGTCCGGTGCTGACGGTGGGTCCGGTGTGCGGGGAGGGCGGATCGGCCGCCGGTGTGCGCCGTGGGCGCAAGAGCGCATGTGCCATGCCTTCACCGTCGCTGCTCGCTATTCATGAGTCCAACACATGTTTGTCATCCGATCGATCGTGCTTCACGATTGATCTATGGAGCTGCAGCAGATGCGTTATGTCGTGGCCGTCGCCGAAACCGGGAACTTCACTCGTGCCGCCGAGCGCTGCCTGGTCGTGCAGTCGGCCCTGAGCCATCAGATCGCCCGGCTGGAACGGGAGCTGGGTGCCCGGCTGTTCGACCGGACGAGCCGCCGCGTGCGCCTCAGCGCCGCAGGCGAGGTGTTCCTGCCCGCCGCACGCCAGGCCCTGGACGCGGCCGAGCGGGCGCGCGCCGAGGTCGCCTCTGCCGCGGGCGAGGTCCGCGGCCGCCTGGCAGTCGGCGCTATCCCCACGGTGGCGGCGGTGGATCTGCCCGGTCTCCTCCGCGACTACCGGGAACGCCACCCGCGGGTGCGGGTGAGTCTGCGGGTGGCCGGAAGCGCCGGGCTGATCGAGCAGGTCAGGCAGGGCGCGCTGGACTCGGCGTTCGTCGGGCTGAGCAGTGGCAGCCGACCGGAAGGGGTGCGCAGCCGCGAGCTCGCCCGCGGTCACCACGTGGCGGTGGCCGCCCCCGGGCACTGGCTGGACGGGCGTACCGAAGTGGAGTTGCGCGATCTGGCCGATGAGACGTTCGTGGACTTCACTGCGGGCGGTGCGGGCCGCGCCCAGTCCGACGAGGCGTTCGCCGCGGCGGGTGTCGCTCGGGAGGTGGCCTTCGAGGCGACGGCCGTCGACCTCATCGCACGCCTGGTGCGCCAGGGGCTCGGGATCAGCCTGCTGCCCGCCGCGTTCGTGCCCGAGGTACCGGGCGTGTGCACGGTGCCCATCCGCGACGCCCCTACACGGGTGGAGTACCTGGTGTGGAGCCGTGTCCGGCCGGCGCCGCCCGCCGCCGCCCTGCTGGAGGCGCTCGGGGCGGCGTCGGAGAGCGGCGGGGAGTAGGGGAGCGGGGCACGAGGGGTCGGCGGAGAGCTTCCGGCGCGTCCACAGCGGCAGTATCCGGACACCCGAATCCGGGCACGGATAGCGGAGGTTTATCGCCTTGCCACCGCCGAAACCCCTGCGATGTGGGACGATGCCCGAACTCTCAGCCGGAGCCGCGGAACCCCAGAGGTGATTCCCACGTCGAATCCGCAGTTCCGCAACTACAAGGAGTCGATACCTATGTCCTTCGCGCAGACTGTGCGCGGAGCCGCCTCATCGGTCGCTGAAGGCGGCGATCCCCGCGAGGCGGTATCCGACGCGCTCGGCGAGGCGTCCGAGGGGTTCGGCCTCGATCCGGGCGATTTCCTGGCCGCCCGCGAGCAGGGCGCCTCGGTCGGAACCCGCATCGAGCAGCAGAGCACGTCCATCAACAACGCCGGCGAGGCGCTGAACCAGAGCACCTTCGAGCGCGGTTCCAGCGGCCCGGTGCACGTCATCTGCCCGATGGCGATTCCGCGCGGGCGCACCTTCACCACCATGCTGCCGGTGATCCTGCTGCTGGTGGTCGGAGTCATCGGCCAGGTCGCCACCGCCCCGCTCTCGATCGCCACCGGCGTGCTGCTCAACCCGTTCTTCGGGGTGCACTACTGGGTGGTGCTGGCGCTGTTCGCCGCGTTCATGTGGTGGCGCCAGGGCATGGTGATGGTTCCCGACGGCTGCGCCGCGCTGATCACCCGCTTCGGCAAGCTGGAGCAGGTCGTGGGGCCGGGCCGCGTCACGCTGCTCAACCCGTGGAAGCGGGTCTCCTACATCGTCAACACCACCCGCGAGTACCCGTTCAACGCGCCGATCCGCGAGGCGCCCACCAAGAGCGGAGTGCAGGCCTCCATCGATCTGTTCGTGCAGTTCAAGATCGAAGACCCCGAGCAGTTCATCTTCGTGCTGGGCGCGGTCCAGGGGTTCCAGGAGAAACTGAACAACGCCGTCAGCGAAGTCACCCGCAGCCTGATCTACGACCAGCAGGCCTCGGACATCTACGACATGGTGGGCGAGAACACCGCGCGGCTGCTGGAGCAGCTCAACCAGCAGTTCCTGCCCGCGGTGCGGCTGACCAACGCCAACATCACCCACGCGGAGCCCTCCAGCAAGGAGTACCGCATGGATCTGGCCGCACCCGAGATGGTGCGGGTGGCCAAGGAGGCCTACACCTACGAGTACGAACTCCAGCTGCGCAAGGAGCAGAACGAGGGCGACCTCAACAAGGAGCTCGCGTCGCTGAACGAGACCCTCTCGGCGATCCAGGCCGACATCGCCCAGTACCAGGCGCAGATGGACACGGCCTTGGAGCGTGAGACCAACCGGGCGCGCGCCCAGGCCCGGCAGCGCTTCGTCGAAGCCGAGAGCACCGCCAACGCCAACGCCGCGCTGCTGGAGGCCCAGGCCCTGGACATCCGCGCCGTCAGCGCCGCCGAGGCGCCCGAGATCCTCAACTACCGCTACCAGCAGCACCTGCTGGACAAGCTGGAGAGCGTCGCCGACAGCCTGCCGCAGGTGCTGCACGTGGGCGCCGGCGACGAGAGCGGCGTCGACTTCCTGCGAGTGGCCCAGGGCATCCTGGGCGAGGCCGAGGCCTCGCTGTTCTCCGAGGAGGACATGTCCGCCATCCGCGCCCGCCTCACCGAGATCTCCGAGCGCATCTCCGAGCGCGAAGACGAGATCAGCCGCGTGCTGGCCGACGACGAGGGGGACACCGTCGAGCCCCCGCCGCCCGACGACGTCCCCAACGCCGACAAGATCGAGCAGATCCGCCAGTCGGTCAGCGACGACAGCATCGACGAGCGCATCAGCTCGGTCGCGGGCGATGAGGAGCAGGAGCAGGAGCAGCGGGACCCCGCACAGCAGCCCCCGCACACCGGTCCCGCGCCGGATGCGGGCGGCCGCACCGCGCCCGGCTCCCCGCCCGCGCCGCCGCGGTCCCAGCAGCCCGGCACCGATGAGGGAGGCACCCGATGAGCCAGCAGCAACCCGAGCCGGGTACCGGCGGCTCCAGCATCAAGGAGGCACTGGCCTCCTGGAACGACATCGCGCGCCTGCTGCGCGGCGGAGACCAGGGCGCACTCGTGCCCGTGGTGATTCCGCGCGACGGCCGCGGCCTGAAGTGGACCCTGCTCGTGTGGCTGGCCCTCTACCTGCTGCTGACCGCGCTGCTGATCGCGGTGGTCGGCGGGTTCCTGCTGTCGTGGGCGGCGATCCCGGCGTTCGCCCTGGCGCTGGGTTCGCTCATGCTGGGCCTGCTGTGGTGGTGGCGCTCGTCGATCGTGGAGATCGAGCAGGGCACCGTCGGGGTCCTGACCAAGTACGGCCAGGTCGTGGGCCAGCTCGACCCGGGCCGGCACTACCTGTGGCACCCCTGGTCGCGGGTGGACTTCGTCGTCGACATCTCCACCGAGATCCCCTACACCGCACCCGTGCTGGCCTGCCCCACGCACGAGAACGTGCCGCTGAAGTCGATCGAGTTCTTCCTGAAGTTCCGCATCACCGACGCGGTCGCCTTCGTGCGCGGCATCGGCGCCAGCAACTTCGACCTGGTGCTGTCCAACGCCGTGCAGGACGCCATCCGCCAGCGCAGCCGCCAGGTGCTCACCGAAAGCGCCTACGATCTGCGCGGCTCGGATGTCGCCGACATGCAGGAGCTGCTCAACCGCCAGCTCAGCCGCTACGGCGTGCGCATCATGGGCTGCAACATCCCCGACGTGCAGCTGCCGAGCCAGTACCAGCAGCACTTGGCCACGCGCGAGCGCGTCGCCAAGGAGATGGTGGCCTACGAGCAGGAGTGGGAACTGACCCGCAAGCGGCGCATCGACACGCTGCTCATGGACATCGAGCGGTCCAAGAAGACCCGCGACGCGAAGATCGTCGAGGTCAACGCGGCGCTGAACAAGGCCCGCAAGGACGTCGCGCAGATGCTGGAGGAGCAGGAGACCGAAGCCCAGCGGGTGCGCTTCGAGATCGAGACGCGCGGCAGGTCGGACCTGGTGGCGGCGGAGAACGAGGCCAAGGCCCAGCGCCGCCTGGCGACCTCCTACCGCGACAACCGCGCGGTGCTGCAGTACGAGCTGGCTCGGCGCCGCCTGGACGTGGGCGCCACGCTGGCCGCGCACGCGCCGCAGCCGGTGGTGGTGCGCACCGACGGCCAGAGCGGCGACTCCTCGGCGCTGTCGACGCTGATGATGGCCCGGATGCTGCCCGACCTGGGCGGCGGAAACCGGGGCGGCGCCCGGCGGCCGGTGGGCTCCGACGACTCCGACGAGGCCGCCGATGCGGCCTCCGGCGCCTTTCAGCAGGTGCAGGGGTCGATGGCCGCCGCAGCCGAGCGGGGCCAGCGCAACCAGAGCGAAGGCGGGGACCGCGACCGCTGAGAACGCGAGCGCGGCGCGGGGGAGGCGGTTCGCCGCCTCCCCCGCGGCCGCCCCGGGCCGGTTTCCCCGTGGCGCGGAACCGCCCCCGTAGACCGGGTCCCGCGCCGCGCCGACCCGGGCCCGCCTCAGGCGGCGTGGGCCAGATCGCCGTAGCCGCAGTCGATGTCGACGCCGTGGCGCGCCGCGATCTCCACGAGATCTTCGAGCTCGCCCGCCTGCAGCAGGCACAGGTCCTCGTCGCCCCGCTCGCGTGCCTTCTGCAGCGCGCTCACGGCGTCGTAGATGCGCAGATGCAGCGCTGTCATGAACTCGTTCATGGCGCTCTCCCGTCCCTGAGGAGAATCCCTGTCGCGTCCCTGTCTATCGGCCGCCGATAAAGGGAGGGTGAGACCGAGGCAGGCAAACCCCAAAACCCGGGGGTGAGGAGAGCCACGGCCCGCGCGGGGAACCCGGCGGGCGGGTGCGCGCCGGTGGAAACGCCCCGCGGACGGCGGTGCCGACCGCGGGACCGGCACCCGGCCTCAGTGCTCGGTCCAGGAGTACCAGGGGCCGCTGATGTGCTCGTAGACCGTGCCGCCGTGCCCCTTCACGAACACGTCGGTGGGCAGCGGCTCGCTGCTGTGCGCCACCCCGGAGGGGTTGAGCAGTCCCGCGCCGCGCACCGTGAAGCGTGTGACGCCGTCGCTCGTCACCGAGACCGACGACAGCGGATACAGCCCCGCCCAGGTGTCCGTGGGGGCGGTGGTGGCGGGCCGCGCGGTGTCGCCCACGGCCCGCAAAGCCGCGGTGGAGGTGTCCAGGCGCGCTTGGAGGGGGACGTCGGTGACCGACAGCACGATCGCGGCGGCGGCGATCAGCGGCGCCGTGGTCCAGCGCAGCCAGTAGCGCGCGATCATCGGCCGGGCGATGCTCACCGCGATGCCCAACCGCAGAGCGCCCATGGCGGCCAGCACCGCGCCGCCGCCCATGCCGATGACGAAGGCGGCCAGGTGCCCGCCGGGGACGCTGTCCTCGAAGAGCAGCACCAGCGCCACGAGCGTGCAGGCGGGGATGTAGAGCCGGCCCGGAGGGCGGGAAGCCCAGGACGCGAGCCGTTGGCGAGGAGTCGGCGGATGAGCGATCTCGATGAGCTTCGCGACCGAGCCCTCTTCGGCGGCGGACATGCGTGGATCTTCCCCTTCGGTCCGTGACACGGCTCGACCGGAGGGCCGGGTTCGAAGGCCTCCGGCGACACCGGGTCAGCTGCGGGAGGGCCGCGTGAAGCGGCCCCTGTATCCAGGATAGGGGAGCGGCGGAGCTTCCTCAGGCCGTCGCCCGATTCGCGGCCCCTGCATTCCGGTTCCGGTCCCGCCCCGCCGGTGGAACCGCCGCCTGCGGCGGCGCGCCAGCAGCGCGTCGACCGAGAGCCGTCCCGGAAGCAGCGCCCCCAGCAGGCACACGGCGGCCAGCGCGATCAGCCACGGAACCGGCGGTTCCGCCGCCGTCAGCACGGCCGGCGCCGTCAGCACGGCCGGCGCCGCCTCACGGCCGGCCGCCGCTGCGAGGACCGGTGCCGACGCGCTCAGCAGGACCGCCGCGGCCAGCGCCGCCCCCGCCGGCCGCGCCGCCAGCCCGGCGGCGAACGCGGCGGCGCACGCCAGCACCGTGCCGGCCGCGAGGTCGGTGCGGGGCCCGCCGCCCAGTGCCTCCCATGCCCGGGAGGCGGCGATCCAGGCCGCCGCCAGTCGTCCGGCCAGCGCGGCGGCGTCCAGTACCGCCGCCCGCAGCGCGCTGCGGCCGCGGCGCACCCACGATCCCGCGCCGCCCGGCGGATCCGGGCCCGGGGCCGTCGGCCCGTCCCGCTCCGCGTGCTCGGCGCCGATCCGCGGCGGCGCCGCACCCTGTGGTCCGCTCAGCCCCATGCGTCCTTCCTCGGCCGACTCGCAGTAACGCGGAAACTACCGACGGCGACAGGGTGGTGCGGTGTGTAACACGCGGCGGTCCCCCGAAAACCCCTGCGGCATCCGGCCGCAACGGTGTGGTGGCGGCGGGTGAACCTCTAGGCTTGGCCGCGTGGCTGAGACCTCTCCGACCCCCGCAGCCCCGGGCGCCGCGACCGCGGCCGCCGACGGAGGCGACCCCGGACCGACGTACGAGCTCGAACGCGAGCTGCAGGCCGGCGGCGCCGCCCGCGTAGCCGGAGTCGACGAGGTCGGCCGCGGCGCATGGGCCGGACCGGTCGTGGTCTGCGCCGCGGTGGCCGACGGCACCGAGCCGCCCGACGGCCTCACCGACTCCAAGAAGCTCACCCCGCAGCGGCGCACGGCCATGGCCGGATTGCTGCGGGAGTGGGTGCACGACCACGCGATCGGCAGCGCCGACCCCGCCGAGATCGACGAGCTGGGCATGACGCGGGCGCTGCGCTTGGCCGCCACCCGCGCGCTGGACGGGCTCTCCCGCCCGCCCGACACCGTCATCCTCGACGGCAAGCACGACTACCTGGGCGCCCCCTGGCCGGTCCGCACCCGAATCCAGGCCGACCTGTCCAGCGTGGCCGTGGCCGCGGCCTCGGTCCTGGCCAAAGTGCACCGCGACTCCGGTATGGCCGCGCTGCACCCCCGATTCCCCGACTACGGCTTCGCCACCGGTGTCGGTTACCCCTCGCCCGCGCACCGTGCGGCCCTGGCCGAGCACGGACCGACCCCCTACCACCGGATGACCTGGTCCTATCTGGACGCCCTGCCCAAGTGGCGGCATCTGCGCAAACCGCGCCCGGACCCCGACGGCCAGATACCGCTGCTGTAGCCGTCCGGGGCGCCACGCCGCATCCTGCCGGGCACGGCCGCCGGGGCGAGAACGCGGTCCGCGACAGCGCTTCACCAGGGACCCGCCAAGCAAGGAAGGGAT contains:
- a CDS encoding histidine kinase, giving the protein MGLSGPQGAAPPRIGAEHAERDGPTAPGPDPPGGAGSWVRRGRSALRAAVLDAAALAGRLAAAWIAASRAWEALGGGPRTDLAAGTVLACAAAFAAGLAARPAGAALAAAVLLSASAPVLAAAAGREAAPAVLTAPAVLTAAEPPVPWLIALAAVCLLGALLPGRLSVDALLARRRRRRFHRRGGTGTGMQGPRIGRRPEEAPPLPYPGYRGRFTRPSRS
- a CDS encoding SPFH domain-containing protein — translated: MSFAQTVRGAASSVAEGGDPREAVSDALGEASEGFGLDPGDFLAAREQGASVGTRIEQQSTSINNAGEALNQSTFERGSSGPVHVICPMAIPRGRTFTTMLPVILLLVVGVIGQVATAPLSIATGVLLNPFFGVHYWVVLALFAAFMWWRQGMVMVPDGCAALITRFGKLEQVVGPGRVTLLNPWKRVSYIVNTTREYPFNAPIREAPTKSGVQASIDLFVQFKIEDPEQFIFVLGAVQGFQEKLNNAVSEVTRSLIYDQQASDIYDMVGENTARLLEQLNQQFLPAVRLTNANITHAEPSSKEYRMDLAAPEMVRVAKEAYTYEYELQLRKEQNEGDLNKELASLNETLSAIQADIAQYQAQMDTALERETNRARAQARQRFVEAESTANANAALLEAQALDIRAVSAAEAPEILNYRYQQHLLDKLESVADSLPQVLHVGAGDESGVDFLRVAQGILGEAEASLFSEEDMSAIRARLTEISERISEREDEISRVLADDEGDTVEPPPPDDVPNADKIEQIRQSVSDDSIDERISSVAGDEEQEQEQRDPAQQPPHTGPAPDAGGRTAPGSPPAPPRSQQPGTDEGGTR
- a CDS encoding ribonuclease HII; amino-acid sequence: MQAGGAARVAGVDEVGRGAWAGPVVVCAAVADGTEPPDGLTDSKKLTPQRRTAMAGLLREWVHDHAIGSADPAEIDELGMTRALRLAATRALDGLSRPPDTVILDGKHDYLGAPWPVRTRIQADLSSVAVAAASVLAKVHRDSGMAALHPRFPDYGFATGVGYPSPAHRAALAEHGPTPYHRMTWSYLDALPKWRHLRKPRPDPDGQIPLL
- a CDS encoding LysR family transcriptional regulator, producing MELQQMRYVVAVAETGNFTRAAERCLVVQSALSHQIARLERELGARLFDRTSRRVRLSAAGEVFLPAARQALDAAERARAEVASAAGEVRGRLAVGAIPTVAAVDLPGLLRDYRERHPRVRVSLRVAGSAGLIEQVRQGALDSAFVGLSSGSRPEGVRSRELARGHHVAVAAPGHWLDGRTEVELRDLADETFVDFTAGGAGRAQSDEAFAAAGVAREVAFEATAVDLIARLVRQGLGISLLPAAFVPEVPGVCTVPIRDAPTRVEYLVWSRVRPAPPAAALLEALGAASESGGE
- a CDS encoding SPFH domain-containing protein, with translation MSQQQPEPGTGGSSIKEALASWNDIARLLRGGDQGALVPVVIPRDGRGLKWTLLVWLALYLLLTALLIAVVGGFLLSWAAIPAFALALGSLMLGLLWWWRSSIVEIEQGTVGVLTKYGQVVGQLDPGRHYLWHPWSRVDFVVDISTEIPYTAPVLACPTHENVPLKSIEFFLKFRITDAVAFVRGIGASNFDLVLSNAVQDAIRQRSRQVLTESAYDLRGSDVADMQELLNRQLSRYGVRIMGCNIPDVQLPSQYQQHLATRERVAKEMVAYEQEWELTRKRRIDTLLMDIERSKKTRDAKIVEVNAALNKARKDVAQMLEEQETEAQRVRFEIETRGRSDLVAAENEAKAQRRLATSYRDNRAVLQYELARRRLDVGATLAAHAPQPVVVRTDGQSGDSSALSTLMMARMLPDLGGGNRGGARRPVGSDDSDEAADAASGAFQQVQGSMAAAAERGQRNQSEGGDRDR